One Alicyclobacillus acidoterrestris DNA window includes the following coding sequences:
- a CDS encoding IS110 family RNA-guided transposase, whose protein sequence is MDIVYERCCGLDVHKKMVVACALTPNGKDIRTFSTMTEDLLEMVDWLVEHECTHVAMESTASFWKPIYNLLESANFDVLVVNAKHMKNVPGRKTDVKDAEWIAGLLRHGLLQASYIPNREQRELRELIRYRRSLIDERAREVNRIQKVLEGANIKLSSVASNTLGKSGRAILDAMIHGEEDPKALSELAKGRLKSKKADLQKALHGLIGAHQRMMLAAQLRHIDYLDEEITRLDEEVKERMLPFEEELELVDTIPGVGRRAEQLLAEIGTNMAQFPSVAHLCSWAGLAPGNNESAGKRKSGKTRKGNQKLRTALVEAARAAAITKQTYLSAQYHRIGARRGKNRAAIAVAHSILTIVYYILKRRQPYVELGPTYYETLKRDAIAKQAIRKLKSLGLEVEIKHSA, encoded by the coding sequence ATGGATATAGTCTATGAACGTTGTTGTGGTCTAGATGTTCATAAGAAGATGGTAGTCGCTTGTGCTCTAACGCCCAATGGCAAAGACATCCGTACATTTTCAACCATGACGGAGGATCTGTTGGAGATGGTTGACTGGTTGGTGGAGCATGAGTGTACTCATGTAGCGATGGAAAGTACTGCTTCATTTTGGAAGCCAATCTACAATCTTCTCGAATCCGCGAATTTCGACGTGCTTGTGGTTAACGCCAAGCATATGAAGAACGTTCCAGGCCGCAAGACAGATGTGAAAGATGCTGAGTGGATTGCCGGGCTCTTGCGGCATGGATTGCTACAAGCTAGCTATATCCCCAACCGTGAACAGCGTGAGTTACGAGAGTTAATTCGCTACCGCCGTAGCCTCATCGATGAGCGAGCACGAGAGGTGAATCGAATTCAGAAGGTACTGGAGGGAGCCAACATCAAGTTGTCTTCGGTCGCCAGTAACACACTGGGGAAATCAGGCCGGGCAATACTGGATGCCATGATTCATGGAGAAGAAGACCCCAAGGCATTGTCCGAGTTAGCGAAAGGCCGATTGAAATCTAAAAAGGCTGATCTGCAAAAGGCACTGCATGGGCTGATAGGGGCCCATCAACGGATGATGCTGGCGGCACAATTGCGTCACATCGATTACCTAGATGAAGAGATTACCCGATTGGATGAAGAGGTTAAGGAACGTATGCTCCCTTTTGAGGAAGAGCTAGAGTTGGTTGACACCATCCCGGGTGTGGGTCGACGAGCAGAACAATTGCTTGCTGAGATTGGGACAAATATGGCTCAATTTCCGTCCGTTGCCCATTTGTGCTCATGGGCGGGGTTGGCTCCAGGAAACAACGAGAGCGCAGGCAAACGAAAATCGGGGAAAACCCGCAAAGGAAACCAAAAGCTAAGAACGGCATTGGTTGAGGCTGCTCGTGCAGCGGCAATCACGAAGCAAACCTATTTGTCTGCCCAGTATCACAGGATTGGGGCCCGTCGAGGGAAAAATCGGGCAGCGATTGCAGTGGCACACAGTATCTTGACCATCGTGTACTACATCTTAAAACGGCGTCAGCCCTACGTTGAACTCGGACCCACCTATTACGAAACACTCAAGCGAGACGCAATCGCCAAGCAAGCAATTCGAAAGCTTAAGTCTCTTGGTCTGGAAGTTGAGATAAAGCATTCG
- a CDS encoding SDR family oxidoreductase, which produces MRVFVTGATGFIGSAVVRELVEAGHQVVGLARSDKSAEALKVAGVEVHRGSLDDLDSLRSGVAAADGVIHLAFKHDFSDYQGAVASDLRAVEAMGEVLNGSGKPFVVTSGTLMLAFALPRGQVGTENVRVDAAVPRAGAENVVAALVKRGVRSSVVRLAPSVHGETKAGFVSMLIDIAREKGISAYVGDGANRWPAVHYLDAARLFRLALESAPAGAVLHGVGDEGVPLRDIARVIGQHLNLPVVSISGEEANDHFGFFGPFVSADNPTSSALTQQQLGWRPVHASLISALEEGHYFHG; this is translated from the coding sequence ATGCGCGTTTTTGTAACAGGAGCGACAGGCTTTATCGGTTCCGCCGTTGTTCGTGAACTTGTCGAGGCAGGGCATCAGGTGGTCGGCCTTGCTCGTTCGGATAAGTCTGCCGAAGCATTGAAGGTTGCAGGAGTCGAGGTGCACCGGGGAAGCCTGGATGACCTGGACAGCCTTCGCAGTGGGGTCGCTGCGGCAGACGGCGTGATTCATCTGGCATTTAAGCACGACTTCTCAGACTATCAAGGCGCGGTTGCATCAGACCTTCGTGCCGTCGAGGCAATGGGGGAGGTGCTTAACGGCAGTGGGAAACCGTTTGTCGTCACCTCGGGGACATTAATGCTCGCATTCGCACTCCCGCGAGGGCAGGTGGGGACGGAAAATGTCAGGGTCGACGCAGCAGTACCGCGCGCCGGGGCGGAGAATGTGGTTGCCGCGCTAGTGAAGCGCGGGGTGCGGTCATCGGTCGTCCGTCTTGCACCTTCTGTGCACGGAGAGACAAAGGCCGGTTTTGTCTCCATGCTGATCGACATTGCTCGTGAGAAGGGGATTTCGGCCTATGTTGGTGACGGGGCCAACCGCTGGCCGGCAGTGCACTATCTCGATGCAGCTCGCCTATTTCGATTGGCATTGGAATCAGCTCCAGCGGGAGCTGTTCTGCACGGGGTCGGTGATGAGGGCGTGCCACTGCGTGACATTGCCCGTGTTATCGGACAGCACTTAAACCTTCCTGTGGTCAGTATTTCTGGCGAAGAGGCGAATGATCACTTTGGGTTTTTCGGCCCGTTTGTGTCGGCCGACAACCCAACGTCGAGTGCGCTCACTCAACAACAGTTGGGCTGGCGGCCAGTGCATGCTTCACTGATCTCGGCGCTCGAAGAAGGTCATTATTTCCACGGCTGA
- a CDS encoding BMP family lipoprotein, with protein sequence MKKITVTAASALALMSLVVGCGTNRTTQPSNTSGANAVGNASTTASTVKVGLVTDTGGLNDNGFNHLAYVGVTDAQQKLGIQSSVVQSQSESDYVPNLSKFASQGYSLVIAVGYLMHDAVEQVAQQYPKTHFMIIDDTITDRPNVTSAVYDSQDAGYLAGAMAGLLEKGNGLPNLNKQNVVGVIGGQSAPPVNNYIAGFQQGFKKEDPSGKVLLSYTNSFTDQSLGSQYAQNQLSQGADIIFPVAGGCGQGAISAVKAANKYAIGVDTNQSYLAPQNIITSATKGVDTSVFDVIQSVKNNTFKSGVQTFGLKGDGVGITPAMKGVPQSVVDEVNQLKQSIVSGKIQVSTTVQK encoded by the coding sequence TTGAAAAAGATCACTGTAACTGCAGCATCTGCATTGGCACTCATGAGTTTAGTGGTAGGATGCGGTACGAATCGTACGACCCAGCCTAGCAATACATCGGGCGCGAACGCCGTTGGGAATGCATCTACAACTGCAAGTACAGTGAAAGTAGGACTCGTAACAGATACGGGCGGGCTCAATGACAATGGATTCAATCATCTAGCGTATGTGGGTGTTACAGATGCGCAACAAAAGCTTGGGATTCAATCGAGTGTTGTGCAGTCGCAATCTGAGTCAGACTACGTGCCAAACCTAAGCAAGTTTGCGAGCCAGGGATACAGCTTGGTGATAGCAGTGGGTTATTTGATGCACGATGCAGTGGAACAAGTGGCTCAACAGTACCCGAAGACGCATTTCATGATTATCGATGATACGATTACGGATCGGCCTAATGTCACCTCAGCTGTCTATGACTCTCAAGACGCAGGGTATCTTGCAGGCGCTATGGCAGGCTTACTTGAGAAGGGCAATGGACTTCCGAATTTAAACAAGCAAAATGTCGTCGGTGTCATCGGCGGTCAATCAGCACCGCCAGTCAACAACTACATTGCTGGATTTCAACAGGGATTTAAGAAAGAAGATCCAAGTGGCAAGGTTCTTCTTTCCTACACGAATAGCTTTACAGACCAAAGTTTAGGCAGTCAATATGCCCAAAATCAGTTGTCTCAAGGTGCTGATATTATCTTCCCGGTAGCTGGTGGGTGTGGACAGGGTGCTATCAGTGCCGTGAAGGCAGCCAACAAATATGCTATTGGTGTGGATACCAATCAAAGTTACCTAGCGCCGCAAAATATTATCACAAGCGCTACGAAGGGCGTAGACACCTCCGTGTTTGACGTGATTCAATCGGTCAAAAACAACACATTCAAGTCGGGGGTTCAAACGTTTGGATTAAAGGGCGATGGCGTAGGCATCACGCCGGCGATGAAGGGCGTGCCACAGAGCGTCGTCGATGAAGTGAATCAACTCAAGCAGAGTATCGTCAGTGGGAAAATCCAGGTATCCACAACAGTTCAGAAGTAA
- a CDS encoding ABC transporter substrate-binding protein produces MGSSWKQGLAAFTSVAVVAALLAGCGTNSTSSGKSADTNANSSSETASTSGQKPVEGGSIILDSTQAVPDLDPAVAYDTTSAEVDSQIYQSLVTYDKNTYKIIPELASSYTVSPDGLTYTFKIRKGVTFSNGDPLTAQDFVFQLERILDKKMTPKPSPGNSFFEIIKGATAYYNGTAKTISGVSTPDKYTLVLTLSKPEKFFLQVLAMQFLSAVDPAYVKKVGNAAFDTTSAMGTGPFELKTNNQNKVVLVKNPHYWQKDQWGQQLPYLNQVTINVNNNDQVDALHWEQGQTAFMSPWLIGGDGIPASQYVTIMNTPKYKQLVLKQPANSIFYIGLNTANTINGKPNPLSNVFVRRAMEYGFDDSQFVKINNGAVLPLNQPLPSTMEGYVKNLDSDAKYGLNVAKAKEMLAKAGYRNGLTVDMWDENTSVAMKEDQAFQAMMKNIGITVKIHDVTWKDFLTKAMSGTAQVYQSGWVQDFPDASDFLNTLFNSDQAPTNNNTNYDNSQVDQWLNEAQNDTNQAQRDELYGKVINQVMSDAVWIPTIQMIDYYSVQPWVHGFYTSPVLYDPMSSIWVDPGH; encoded by the coding sequence ATGGGATCGTCTTGGAAACAAGGCCTAGCTGCTTTTACGTCGGTTGCTGTAGTCGCTGCACTCCTTGCGGGGTGTGGAACAAATAGTACTTCATCTGGTAAATCTGCAGACACCAATGCCAATTCCTCTAGTGAAACAGCGTCCACCAGCGGTCAGAAACCAGTGGAGGGTGGTTCGATTATACTGGATTCCACGCAAGCTGTACCTGATTTAGACCCAGCTGTTGCATACGATACGACTTCTGCTGAAGTCGACTCACAGATTTATCAATCACTTGTCACATATGATAAGAATACTTACAAAATCATTCCGGAACTAGCATCGTCCTACACAGTATCCCCCGATGGCCTAACCTACACGTTCAAGATTCGGAAAGGTGTTACGTTCTCCAATGGTGATCCGCTCACAGCTCAAGATTTCGTCTTCCAACTGGAACGCATTCTTGATAAGAAGATGACCCCGAAACCATCTCCAGGCAATTCATTCTTTGAGATTATTAAGGGCGCTACCGCATACTACAATGGAACGGCAAAGACCATTAGCGGTGTTTCGACACCAGATAAATATACGCTTGTACTCACCTTGTCGAAGCCCGAGAAATTCTTCCTTCAAGTGTTAGCTATGCAATTCCTGTCTGCTGTTGATCCGGCCTACGTCAAGAAAGTTGGCAATGCAGCATTTGACACGACATCAGCGATGGGGACTGGCCCATTCGAATTAAAGACGAACAACCAGAACAAAGTTGTGCTGGTCAAGAATCCGCATTACTGGCAAAAGGATCAATGGGGACAACAGTTGCCATATCTGAATCAAGTGACTATCAACGTCAACAACAACGACCAAGTAGATGCATTACATTGGGAGCAAGGGCAAACAGCTTTCATGAGTCCGTGGTTAATCGGAGGCGATGGTATTCCAGCCTCGCAATATGTTACTATCATGAACACACCAAAATATAAGCAGCTGGTTCTGAAGCAACCTGCGAATTCCATCTTCTACATTGGATTGAACACGGCAAATACAATTAATGGAAAACCCAACCCGCTCAGCAATGTCTTCGTTCGTCGGGCTATGGAGTATGGCTTTGACGACAGCCAATTCGTGAAGATCAATAATGGAGCTGTGCTCCCGCTCAATCAACCGCTTCCAAGCACGATGGAAGGCTATGTGAAGAACTTGGACAGCGATGCGAAGTATGGTCTTAATGTTGCGAAAGCAAAAGAAATGCTTGCAAAAGCTGGATATCGCAATGGTCTTACTGTGGATATGTGGGATGAGAACACATCAGTCGCTATGAAAGAAGACCAAGCATTCCAAGCGATGATGAAGAATATCGGCATTACGGTTAAAATTCACGATGTTACTTGGAAGGACTTCCTGACCAAGGCCATGTCTGGTACCGCGCAGGTGTACCAAAGCGGTTGGGTTCAGGATTTCCCAGACGCGTCTGATTTTTTGAACACGCTGTTCAATTCGGATCAAGCCCCGACCAACAACAACACCAACTACGATAATTCACAGGTTGACCAATGGTTGAATGAGGCGCAAAACGATACGAACCAGGCTCAGCGTGATGAATTGTATGGTAAGGTCATCAACCAAGTGATGTCTGATGCGGTATGGATTCCCACCATTCAAATGATTGATTACTATTCGGTTCAACCATGGGTGCACGGTTTCTACACCAGTCCAGTGCTGTACGACCCAATGAGTTCAATTTGGGTGGATCCGGGCCATTAA